TTTTAAATATGGCCAATCATCAATCCAAACTACTTCTGAAATAGCAGTTTCCCTTCCAAGCGGACACCTTTTGTTTTCATCTACCGGTCTTCCGCAAAGGAACGCTATAAACCATCTTCCATCAGGCCCTTGGCATAAACTTCCATGACCTGCTTTTTTAATGTAGGCATTTTCATCAAATCTTGAGGTAACAAGGTGTGTGCTTGGATGAACCTCGTATGGTCCAAATATATTTTTTGAGCGTGCAACAGTTACTGCATGTTCATAGGTTGTCCCACCTTCTGCTGTAATTAAATAATAATATCCATTTCTCTTGTAAAGGTGTGGTCCCTCAACAAGTCCAAGCTCTGTTCCATTAAATATTTTCACCGGCTCTGAAATTGGTTTTAGCGTTTTAGAATCAAGTTCGGTCAAAAGTATTCCTGAAAATTGATATTTTCCTTCTTTTCTGTAATCCCACTCCATATTGACTAAGTATTTTCTTCCATCATCGTCATGAAACAGGGAAGGGTCAAATCCTGAGCAGTTAACAAACACTGGTTCACTCCATGGCCCTTCTATTGAAGGTGCCTTTGTTATATAGTTTGGAGCATCCTTAAATGGTCCAAATGCCCAGTTCTTTACATCTGTAAAAACAAGGTAAAAATAGCCATCACAATAGCTTAGGCATGGTGCCCAAATTCCACCCGATTTAGGATTGCCTGTCATGTTGAGCATTTTTAAATCATCAAGAGGTGATTTAACCGCTTCCCAGTTGGCAAGGTCATTTGATTTTGAGATAGCAACTCCGGGAAAATATTCAAATGTTGAGTTTGCAATGTAAAATGTTCCATCAACGCATATTATGCTTGGGTCTGGATGAAATCCAGTTAAAACAGGATTTTTAATCATATAAATGCACCTACCTTAAGTCATTCTTTAACCGAGCCCATTGCAATACCATTAACTATATATCTTGAG
This Caloramator mitchellensis DNA region includes the following protein-coding sequences:
- a CDS encoding glycoside hydrolase family 43 protein — its product is MIKNPVLTGFHPDPSIICVDGTFYIANSTFEYFPGVAISKSNDLANWEAVKSPLDDLKMLNMTGNPKSGGIWAPCLSYCDGYFYLVFTDVKNWAFGPFKDAPNYITKAPSIEGPWSEPVFVNCSGFDPSLFHDDDGRKYLVNMEWDYRKEGKYQFSGILLTELDSKTLKPISEPVKIFNGTELGLVEGPHLYKRNGYYYLITAEGGTTYEHAVTVARSKNIFGPYEVHPSTHLVTSRFDENAYIKKAGHGSLCQGPDGRWFIAFLCGRPVDENKRCPLGRETAISEVVWIDDWPYLKNGGLTPPVEFEGYGEKVEKRVFEYKFDEYNFKLDFMSLRVPAKHEILDDGRLRLYGGQSPMSNHYQNILVRRQTDFRFEAETCLEFNFNHFQKMAGLIYRYDELNQYILRLSYDEEKGKCLGILVLNNGEFSMPIEEIPVGEGKIYLKLIVKDKVGRFLYAKEENNWVEIPYDIDVTILSDEYANPLGFTGAFVGMSCIDMKDYSAFADFYYFKYKILD